A section of the Lathamus discolor isolate bLatDis1 chromosome 6, bLatDis1.hap1, whole genome shotgun sequence genome encodes:
- the LOC136017085 gene encoding NACHT, LRR and PYD domains-containing protein 3-like produces the protein MAEEEPAVPGLLRALRGLTLKDFQEFKTKLSEVHGEGGWKIPKDSLAKATHPCALVSCMGESYSEDVAMEIAIGVLREMNLRDLAEELLGEMVKEHKQKYKEHVVQGFLRYKEVNSRPGESRSLWSLFTTPTITRKPRSEREAVDSSHGCADSSNGPGTISALFDPDEDGQTPQVVVLVGAPGMGKTMAVRKVMVEWGEGTMYTQFDYVFCIDCKDRALPKEASVAELVSKCCPHRRVPVGKILEDQKRILFVLDGFEALGFALVQPEEELSSDPRAVKPLEATLMGLLKKTLLPESSLLITTRPMALQSLGQCLDGEDYMEIVGFSGATREEYFHRYFGNDHKADVAFGFARANEILYSLCSIPIMSWTVCSILKQELCKEKDLMGCSKAATWMSVFYLSWLAGHRGRDSPQDLHRFLLKLCSLAADGIWKHKVLFEEKEIKDRGLDQPDLLPLFLNETIPRQGEDHGNTYSFSHLHLQEFFAAMSYALEDNVEVVGDSRDITKDVKVLLESYSESREDLNVTVRFLFGLVSQECSEYMGNVIGCRTSPRAKEELLRWLQRRHRGTNQPGQGVKLSRLDMFHFLFEMSEESFARRALGGFTDVELRDVKLTLYDQMALSFCIRQWPGLGSVTLRGCSFHQQDAKYEVAASVPRSGPADAGAHPGPVAEQQHQELQSPMDVLCRALRHPGSDLRVLRLQWCRLPESCCAALAALLAQHRSLERLELGDTALGDRGVRLLCQGLRQPGCCLRALRLRYSRLTSACCKDLAAVLSTSPCLEELDLSFSEGLRDAGAELLCQGLQPHSCRLQTLRLGSCRLTGACCRALAAGTPPLTCLDLSDNELGADGVLQLCRQLRSPSCPLRALGLSTAGLPQDALQDLAALQELKPGLKVGYLLEQEAPQTGAMARLPFQRGAVPGRRVPPSLRRGAPL, from the exons ATGGCAGAGGAAGAGCCGGCGGTACCCGGCCTCCTGCGCGCGCTGCGGGGTCTCACCCTGAAAGACTTCCAGGAGTTCAAGACGAAGCTATCGGAGGTGCACGGGGAAGGAGGCTGGAAAATCCCCAAGGATTCGCTGGCAAAAGCCACCCACCCGTGCGCGTTGGTCAGCTGCATGGGCGAGAGCTACAGCGAGGACGTGGCGATGGAGATAGCGATCGGGGTGCTCAGGGAGATGAACCTGAGAGACCTCGcggaggagctgctgggtgaGATGGTGAAAG AGCACAAGCAGAAGTACAAGGAGCACGTTGTCCAGGGGTTCCTCCGGTACAAAGAAGTGAACTCGCGTCCTGGGGAGAGCCGGTCCCTCTGGAGCCTCTTCACCACCCCGACCATCACCAGGAAGCCTCGGAGCGAGCGTGAAGCTGTGGACAGCAGCCATGGATGCGCTGACAGCAGCAATGGACCAGGCACCATCTCCGCACTGTTTGACCCCGATGAAGACGGGCAAACCCCGCAGGTCGTGGTGCTGGTGGGagccccagggatggggaagacgATGGCAGTGAGGAAGGTGATGGTGGAGTGGGGGGAAGGCACCATGTACACACAGTTTGACTACGTCTTCTGCATAGACTGCAAAGACAGAGCCCTTCCCAAGGAGGCCAGCGTGGCAGAGCTGGTGTCCAAGTGCTGCCCTCACCGGAGGGTGCCGGTTGGGAAGATCCTGGAGGACCAGAAGAGGATCCTGTTCGTTCTTGATGGCTTCGAGGCCCTGGGATTTGCCTTGGTTCAGCCCGAAGAGGAGCTGAGCTCTGACCCCAGGGCAGTGAAGCCGCTGGAAGCCACCCTGATGGGCTTGCTGAAGAAGACTCTTCTCCCCGAGTCCTCCTTGCTCATCACCACGAGGCCGATGGCTCTTCAGAGCCTGGGGCAGTGCCTGGACGGGGAGGATTACATGGAAATAGTGGGATTTTCCGGAGCCACGAGGGAGGAATACTTCCACAGGTACTTTGGGAACGACCACAAAGCGGACGTGGCCTTTGGGTTTGCCAGAGCCAACGAGATCCTTTACAGCTTATGTAGCATCCCCATCATGAGCTGGACCGTCTGCAGCATCCTGAAGCAAGAGCTCTGCAAGGAGAAAGACCTCATGGGGTGCTCCAAAGCCGCCACGTGGATGAGTGTGTTTTACCTCTCCTGGTTAGCGGGGCACAGAGGCAGGGACAGCCCACAGGACCTCCACCGGTTCCTCCTCAAGCTTTGCTCCTTGGCTGCCGATGGCATCTGGAAGCACAAAGTCCTCTTCGAGGAGAAGGAAATCAAGGACCGTGGCTTGGACCAGCCAGACcttctccccctcttcctcAATGAGACGATCCCAAGGCAAGGAGAGGACCATGGGAACACCTACAGCTTCAGCCACCTGCACCTCCAGGAGTTCTTTGCAGCGATGTCCTATGCTCTGGAGGACAACGTGGAGGTGGTTGGCGACTCAAGGGATATCACAAAGGACGTAAAGGTGTTGCTAGAAAGCTACAGCGAGTCCAGGGAGGATCTGAACGTAACAGTGAGGTTCCTGTTTGGTTTGGTGAGCCAAGAATGCAGCGAGTACATGGGCAACGTCATCGGGTGCAGAACCTCACCACGAGCcaaggaggagctgctgaggtgGCTGCAGCGGAGGCACAGAGGCACCAACCAGCCCGGCCAAGGGGTGAAGCTTTCCCGGTTGGACATGTTCCACTTCTTGTTCGAGATGAGCGAAGAGAGCTTCGCGCGAAGGGCGCTGGGTGGTTTCACGGACGTGGAGCTGCGGGACGTGAAGCTGACCCTGTACGACCAAATGgctctttccttctgcatcaGGCAATGGCCTGGGCTGGGCTCTGTCACCCTCCGGGGGTGCTCCTTCCACCAACAGGACGCCAAGTACGAGGTGGCAGCGTCAGTGCCCCG CTCTGGTCCTGCCGATGCCGGAGCGCATCCCGGTCCCgttgctgagcagcagcaccaggagctgcAGTCCCCCATGGATGTGCTCTGCCGGGCGCTGCGGCACCCGGGCAGCGACCTGCGGGTGCTGCG gctgcagtggtGCCGGCTGCCCGAGAGCTGCTGCGCGGCGCTGGCGGCGCTGCTGGCCCAGCACCGCAGCCTGGAGCGCCTGGAGCTGGGGGACACCGCGCTGGGGGACCGCGGCGTGcgcctgctctgccaggggctGCGGCAGCCCGGCTGCTGCCTGCGTGCACTGCG TCTGCGGTATTCCCGTCTCACCAGCGCCTGCTGCAAGGACCTGGCCGCTGTGCTGAGCACCAGCCcctgcctggaggagctggattTGTCCTTCAGCGAGGGGCTGCGGGACGCTGGTGCGGAGCTGCtgtgccaggggctgcagccccATTCCTGCCGCCTGCAGACGCTGCG GCTGGGGAGCTGCCGGCTGACGGGCGCCTGCTGCCGAGCGCTGGCTGCGGGGACGCCTCCCCTCACCTGCCTGGACCTGAGCGACAACGAGCTGGGAGCAGACGGGGTCCTGCAGCTCTGCCGGCAGCTCCGGAGCCCCTCCTGCCCGCTGCGGGCCCTGGG GCTGAGCACGGCCGGGCTGCCCCAGGACGCGCTGCAGGACCTGgctgccctgcaggagctgaagcCCGGCCTGAAGGTCGGGTacctcctggagcaggaggcGCCGCAGACGGGGGCCATGGCCCGGCTCCCCTTCCAGCGCGGGGCCGTGCCGGGCAGGAGGGTGCCCCCCTCGCTCCGCAGAGGAGCCCCCCTCTAG